The sequence AATACTAAGGTTCTATGAACAAGTTCGATATCATGGTTTTTTAGTTCCTCCAAATATGTGGgtatttatttcactttatgtGAGTTTCAGTTACAACTTCAATTGGTGTGATTTATAGGCATGTAAATGGGTAAATAAAATCCTACCCATAcctaaaatgaaatattttgtacccATAACCGCACGCTATTCAACGGGTATAAGATCATACTCTACCCCGTACCCTATTCAAATGGTCGGGTAAGGGCAtggtacaaaaataaaagataatggaTTTTTTTGGGTATGAATCTGAATAGGATAATACTcgtttattaataaatttagatgtaatcatgtaattataatcttaaatatatatttatatatacaaaaaggaaaaatgaggtgtgggactaaattacaaaaagtgAGGCTGTAATGGCCACTAGTTCCACTGTTATATcatttttgtcaataaatctcattatatatgcTATAATGGAATTCTATGTAGTGGTTCTCGGAATCGGCCGAATATGGACAGCCACGATATACTTTAGTTCATATctgaattccacaaaacatataatataaatttaggtTATTTTATTAGATCCTTTGAGAATATGAAATCATATTCTTTTTCCGCAAAGTCCTGAATTTGcacatcaataaaataaatatatgaatttctatttttatgcatCGCACTACATTTTGTTTAAGTTATTGACAAAATGActagtttttttttgtatatatattgcatttatctcattataagtacaaaaaaagTACTAGGGTGTTTTTGTCAATATATCATATGGAATGTAAAATGGGGGACAACATTGTAAggttatgtaattttcttgctgaagtcaatatttttcgtccaagTCTTAACGAAATggataaaattagaaacagaGAGTTCTCGAATGagataaaactataattttaattttttcttaaaaaaaagtataatatcatatttttttaaaagggggctttgatgtaattaaccctataatttttggaactgACTTATCAATAGAACCACACTAAGAATATGCCTTTTGTTGTgggaaagaaattaaatatctttaaaatcaagaaaagagatAGGTTCttttaaatcattaaattaaaaaaaaaaaaaaggttaggatttataatattggaaaaaagttaatatttataatattgcaagaaatgaaaagggtCACCAGGAAGAACAAATTCTTAAGGGTATATAGATTACCATAACATCGTTGCTTTAGCATCTTATTCTTCACCTCATGAACATTGTGAGCTACacaatttaacatatatttaaaatttgtatgaaGGGAGTACTTGCATGAGTTTCAGAAAAGTAATTTTCAGCTTctggttttaaaaaaatatttttgaaatgtttgaaaTGCCAACTTATGCTTTTAAATCTGTTAAAAAAAACGTTTTTAGGTGAAAAGCTAAAAGCACCTCGGGGGTGCTTCTAGCTGCTTTAGctttttctgtaattaaattcaactttaatttttactactttacccttattataataatcctaattcaattttacggatttttatttattttaaaattttcatatttaaaattgatattaaaatttttaaataattcaaatgattTAACAGTAATCAAAATTACGCtttcacatattaaatattttataatttttatattttattcgctattttgtctaatttatattattcacttatcataaaaatataaattaaatggctataattaattaatagagtaatattttttcattcttgcaagtttaattattgtgtatgaatcaacaattatattacttagtgaAAGTATtgttaaattagttattttagaagtgatttttcCCCAAACACTATCCAATTTAGCTTTTgtctgttttttattttcttacaaacACTACCACTTTTGATTCTGTTacaactttcaactttttctacaaaaaatacttttttaaaagtagaaGTTTTTGCCGGCACTCCCAAAAAGTggatgtataaaaaaaatgaaagtaaaaacaaatatacaaGAAAAAGTTTAGTGTTTAGTTATGGAGAATAATTGGGAGAAAGTAAAACTGGATGTATATGGAACTGCTCGAGTGTCCAATTTCGTtgtcattcaaaatttagcgaaAAAGTGAAAATCTAAAGTTCAAAAAGACGAAAaagtacatattttatttttatttatttcatatatattatttttctctaattctttttttcttaccaCTGATAATATcgaacataattttttagaaaagataataaaatcgtCGAGAAAACTATTACATCGCCAATCAttgatagtaatttttattttatttaaactaagtaatttaaaataaatgcttGTTACTTATatagatcaatatttttatcaatgaaaaatatttttgttcttgtttgatgtatatttttactaatgtgatttttaagttcttttatatactaaaattatcttaatataacttgtttcttttttaatataaaacaaagagaagtagttatttagtaaaattaaaaaaaaaaatcatctcaatctatttttttatatcaaacaaaagaaagtaTTTACCAAATATCTTAAATTCTTTCCCTGCCTCTGTCTTTTtcactttctctttttttttttttaattttcatttcttcttacTTGAACCAAACGGACTGTAATTTCATAACCATctcatgtatataaatatctcaGGAATCAATTTTCAGAAAGGGACTATTGATTGGCAAGAAAAGACGTTAAGTAATTGGAATATTCTTCCTCTAAAACACTTAAATTTAtggtttcatttattttatagggttaaaaaaaaaaaaaaaactttgctaaagtaaatattattctataattatctttttatttgaaattattatgatgTCAAAGCATGAATTCTTGTCGCTACTTTCAAGggaaaatttaattgtatgatttaactttttattatttttttaaattatcatctgaaattattaatccACTGTTATCCTTTTTCATTATTCTATTATCCACCATCACATGACACTAATGCTAACAAGTTGGACCCCGAATCTTATAtgtctaataaaataatatatattatttagtttttctttttctttttcattttttagtaattaaacCAATTTTCTCAACTATTAGTCCAAAGCGTAGAAATGTAGATATGACTACAAGAGAAAATGACAAGAAAGGAATAGCTATGAATGCTTCTattaaagaaagagaaaattgattatacaaatgagaattaaaataatgcgCATACCATCTTTATACAGTAttggaatttttcaaatacgtTCTTCGCGCACTATACCGCTTCGGACAGTCCCCAACAACCACGTTACATTTCATGCTTTTTTGCAGGAAGGTTCAGCTGACAATTTCTCGTGCAATTCTCAGATTTCCGAAAGCACAATCCTTCTGATCGAGACACAACAGTCAAACCAGAAAACATGGTAACAaacatgaaatgaaattaccatgaattgaaaaattacagaaacccgtctttaaataaatcaattgcaCCATATGTATATTCCCTACAGATATATCTGAATGGAAGAATTTGCATGTCGCGTAGTGATTTACAGAAAGATTTCAAACTGATTCCATatcaaaacaaatttgaaatctaTCAATATCCGGTCTAAACACGTCATATTATGTCATTTACATATTTCGACTCACAAAAGTGCAAAAAGCATATCTGCTTTTTCTCCCATTCACCAATTTGGTTCTGATCTCATGCTGGGGTACTGTTATGTCTTCTGCTACTAAATGGAACTATGATGAAGAACATGATACCAATAATGTGCACCAAGAATCAAATCCTGCCACTTTTCTCCTCCTATATTATGGTGATGGGCCAGCAAGAGTACAAGTGTAGAACCTGAAGTAAGACGAGAGTTTTTCAGCAGCAATGAAGGGAGGCTCATTTACAGTCTTTTACCTGGGTTTCAAACCTCATATTCTTATGGTTCTGACTCAAATCGGCTATACTTTCATGTATATCATAACAGAGGCTTCCTTCAACCACGGGATGAATCCTTCCGTCTATGTCACCTATCGACATATTGTGGCTGGTATAACAATGCTACcttttgcatattttatgGAAAGGTAAACTAATTCAACATCTTCTTAATCATTTCTGCCAATAGTATCTCCtgcaaatatattaaatatatctttCTGACAAAACGCAGAAGAATTCGTCCAAAGCTAACATGGGCACTGTTCCTGGagatttttgttctttctcttcttgGGTAAGCTCAAAATCGTCAGTCGTATGTTTATGAGAAATAGATTGACGATGCAACTAATAACACTCAATGGTTCCAGGGTGAGtttaacaataaatatgtACTTCACAAGCTTGAAATTCACCTCATCAACACTAGTAGCATGCATGGTGAATACAATAGCTTCCTTGACATTTATTCTGGCTGTCATACTCAGGTAATACATGTTTTAGAGGCTAAATGCTTTATAGAGATAGTGCCAAAATGAGACAACATTCACTTACGTGCAGAATGGAGATTGTAAACGTCCGAAGCCCTCGTGGGATTGCAAAAATCCTAGGAACTGCAATCTCGTTGGCTGGTGTTATGACGATGACATTGTACAAGGGACCCGCTTTACAAAACATAGGACATGGAATCATTCATATAAAAGGAAGCACAACAGCTGTCCACAAGAACTGGTTGCAAGGCTCCATTCTTGCGGTTGCAAGCTGCATCACATGGTCAGCATGGTACATTATGCAGGTATTATCACGAAATCCTACCTACTTTGAGTACCATctacttcatatatatatatataaattggcaTAGTGGAGCATAAAAGAGTGTGTAAATATGAAGCGTGGGTTTgattaacaataatataagaggaaacaaaatatagaGGTTCCTAGGTTGGATTGGAGTTTATAGCTGATGGATGAATCAACTAGAACTTTAACatgattaaattttcttttcctgatCAAATAATGTAACGGTATACTAACGGCATAGTAgtgaattaaagaaatatataatgcaAGGATTTTCATTGGAACAATTGTAAGCTTGTAGAAATGATAGTAAACTtaccaaatcaagaaaatattgcaGGCGTACACTTTGAAACGATATCCAGCACAGCTTTCACTGACTACATGGATGAATCTTGTTGGAGCAGCACAATCAGCTGTATACACAGTTATTGCACAACATAAAAAAGCAGCATGGACCATCGGCTTTGATATTGATCTCTGGTCCACTTTATATGGTGTAAGATTCAAGAATACACGAATATTGGCaatcaaaaatcaataaatgtGAACTGATCTCGTCATTGTAATGAAACAGGGAGTAGTTGTCTCGGGCATAATAATCTTTGTTCAACTATGGTGCACAGAAGCAAAGGGACCAGTATTTGTGACGATGTTTAATCCCCTCTCAACAATATTAGTGGCACTTTTAGCATATTTTGTCCTTGGTGAAAAGCTATATGTTGGAAGGTAGACATTTTATACACCTCTATGTGAGTGTCTGATGGGCACTGAATTTGCATTCATACTTCTAATGACCTGTCCTCATTTGCAGCATACTAGGTGGTGTTATTGTAATAATGGGACTCTACTTGCTCTTATGGGGAAAAGAGCATGATGAACCAGAAACAAAGCTGAAAGAGCAGGAAGATCCAAAGACCATGATACTTCCCCCAGATGAAAATGCTTTGAAAGAAGAACCTTAGATGTTCCTGATGTAGCTTAGTGCACAAAATCAGCAAATCTATAGAGGATGAGCTCAAACATGCTCAgttgaaaagagaaacaagaaaaacaaagtaatCATGCCtggagaaagaaaatgacCATGAAGCTCTATCAAACAGTTGAATTCAAAGTGACGGATGTGGTTCAAAATCTGGCCAATGGTTTTTAAATCATGTATATACTTGTTTGGTTTCATGTTCACTTTTTGAAACAGTGATGAAAGTAAAAACATGTTTTTTCATACGTGTTTTTACTGGAAATAGAAAGAggttaaatacactttacCACCCCCTTCAATTATATCACATGTGTCATTTAGGCTCATGAACTAATAATTGTATCACTTAACCTCCGTGGactaaatatttggataaaattgcccttacacatatatatataaagagcaCAAATATGTTCTAAAATTTCATCTtaaattcaacataaaatattgcttaactaagcaaatatatttttattttaataaaaaagtaattaacaGCTTAGGTAATTGAAACttcaaagacaaaaaattaactaattactCAACTAGAAAACAAGAATCTCGATTGTAAAAagctattattaatttttgaaatttaaattagataaagatgaataattacatttccattttaaaatacatgtcttttacaaaaattagaacaaaaatgtatttattcattatttcgCAAATGTTCAacattcttcaatttttcatttttcttatctAAGTTAATCAAATACATTTATCCATTTGCCACGAAACCCAAGTCCCATTTGATTATTAAGTTAataccttattttttaattcaaatgaataaaacatattcttcatgattagtatttgttttgtatatttcatactaatttattgctttAATTTGATCTATAACGCTCAAGTTATTCATCAATCTTACTGCATTTCAATTAAGGGTAACTTTTGTTcgaagtaaaaaataatttgatattaatcaaaatatttaaaatatattaggaacaaataaatatatgtggCATGCataaggggtattttagtcccAATAATTTAATCAAGGAGAGCAAATGTTACATATACTAGTTTAGAGGGGTGCATCGACTTGGAGTTTAGTTGAGGGgtaaagtgtatttaacccaATAAAAGTGTATCTAATTTGACACCactaatactaaaatataaaaatatcattttcattgaagctaaaaatatattaattttaacacCCCTAACAACATAAAAGACAATCgtgtcaactaatccaaatatattcttattttcaaatgaaacCTATACAAAGTTAAAGACACATTTCCCACTGCAAACTGAAAATttgtaaatgaaaaacaaaacaaaagggtGAATACATACCTATACAATGTTTTCCTGTATCATAACAaggtaaaaagaaatataacaagaaAGAGTTCATTGTAACTACACTATCATGTCTTAGTAAAGGGCAAATACATACCTCATCTGAAAGATACAATCTTCGAACTGTATGCATAAAAGGCACCGGTTCCTCAAAGCCTCTGAGTATCCCAGTTGAAATTCCTTAGCACTTCTGCCAGTAATCCTTGCAATGGTTTATGATGACAAAGTTGTTTTCAACATACAAAATGTTACATATGAAGTCtagattttaatttgatgtaaATGGCAGCACTAGCCCCTTTTGCACGCTGTCAATGTTTCTTAACATATAATGAAACTTCTGAAATAATTCCTTCGCAGTGCCAATATAGAAACATTTATTGGAACTTCTGACATAAAAATCTTTCAATACCAACAAATTATTAGCTCTTTTGCAGTGAcatcaacaaaagaaaactaaCAGGTGGCCCCACCATCAACACCATTAGAGTAGGAAGGAAAAAAGACGACTACAAACTTGTCATGGAATGATAAGACTGGACACAGGACAGCTAAAATGTAATCCATTGTCTTTAAAATCAAGATCATTCCATTTGTCTAAAATACTGAACTTATGCAAAGATGGCAGACAACAACGGAACAACCTGATTCAAAAATCGATCAACTGACATCTACTTGTTATTTACAAACATGTGTGGTGAAACATTTCTCAATTGCAAGATAGATCTTCTCCAAAAGCAGCAACTGGTGCACATATCAAGCAGCAGGAGGCCTGAGCTCATGATCTTGAGAAGTATCACGGGCAGACGGTGGTAAATACTGCCACATTGGAACAAATCCATAGCTGGGAAACATTGGCACCTTGTTTACCTCAGCCTGATATACTGGAGGATGTGTTGGTATGAACCCAGTAGGAGGAACACTTATGATTTTCAACTGCTGCTCCATCCTTTCCTTATCTGCCCTAAGCATCAATTTTTCTTGACGAAGTTCATTCTTCTCAGCCtgttttagaattaaaaaggATTGGAGGAGAGACTAACtagtttatgtaaaattaacataaagCTGAATTCATATTCcaagtttttttctttacacATGGATTCCGGAGTGAAATTGAGCAGGATATCAAAgtgtcaaaaaaaaaacactatttCAGAGAATTCCATATTAGAACATGTTCCACAATgaccacaaaaaaaatgcaGCACATCAAAATATGTAGCATGggtattttctttctctagaGGATCACTACAGTCATGATTGAGTACTCCATATTAAAACCTGAGGCATTGGTTCTCTGTTTCACCATTCTCATGGGGGTGAAAGGTATCACAGATAAAAGTTTGAAGGCATTAAGTAAACAAACTCAGCAAGTCCCACAAGGAGTGTTCGTACTAATCACTGTGGCCTACATTCTGCCTTAATGCTGGAAAGGCAACCATTCATTTTCGCCAGAtttgtaaagaaaattaaaggaaagaaaagtgtCCCCAAAAAAGTTGTCTcacaaaatatcaatatctggCCGCATCACCATAACTTCATTTGGAGAAAACTGTAAGCAATTCATAGAAAAACTCATAACAATTGTGCATGCAAAGCAAGCCTGATAAGGTCCTTCAGCAAGAATAAGGAATTTTAAACCAATAATAGAATGGTCATTTTAAACCAAAACAGGACAGTCTGGAAACCAGTCTGTTAAATATGCATTGTGTTGCCTGAGGAAATAAGTTAAGAAGGGATACAGAGTTCTGCAATGCTTCATAAATGTCCAGTCTAaccttcaaattttttatctctTCCAAAAGCCTTTCGTTCATTTCTGTGTACTCCTGTGATTCAGTTTTTAGCTGATTTAGAATTCTGATGGCATCACTGAGTATGGCCAATTTATCAGTTTTCACAGGTCTACCAGGTTCCAAAACAGCAGACAGTTCTGAGAATCTGCATGAAGGAcgaaatattatatcaacGAAAATATTGTTGTATGTATACTGCATCTCAGTTTATAATTGTAGTCCCTAGCATGTTTTGAATATTCATAGCACATTAGATTTCCCACTTTGTTgcaatgaaatataattaagtgaaaaagaaaacgtTAAAGAAGAACTATCTCAGAAGAGCACTGACAGGGATTACTACAATTCTTCACCGAACAAAGATGTAAGTATTTTGTACCCACACATAAAATGACAAAAGTGGAAAGTGATTAAAAGAATCAAAGAGAGACCCACTTGTCATTCAGTTTTTCTCTCCTGATTCTCTCACGGCATGCTTTCGTTCCTATTCCACCACATGGATCACTGCGACCCCTGTTGAACACAACagacaaagaaaaaggaaataataaatttttgttttgttgttgaGCTTCAGATACTTAAGCACTAAAAGCTATATTTTCATCTTAATTACTCAAATTCAATGACCTCATGTTGATCTATCCTGGGAAATGGAACTCAAGTATATACATGATTTTACGCCTGAAGTATATATTACATTCTTCAGTTCAGGTAGGCTTCTGAATTTGGAATGCTACTGATAATCATTTTAACATAACAAATATGAATGCTACTGAgtttaacatataaaaaatactgcAAGTATGAAGCAGGGATGTCTGCATGTAGACCCTAGTACCCAAACATTGTAGCATTTTCTGTACAAGCGGCCTGGAATTTATTAtcatgatcatttttttatcatgtaaaagaaattatttccACAATTATTGGTCCAAAGGGAAGTGGATGCTTCTAGCCATATTACTTGAATAGTTCAACTAATTCGATATCCTGCAGAGAGTAGAAAGTACAGAGTGGAAAATAGTGTGTAATTCGAAGTGGTGTCATATttgcttttctctttcttctctacGACATGTCTGAGGTTTAAGACCTATTCAAGGCATTCATTCATACTAAAGGCTGCATGTTGAGATTTTCAATATCTTCAAAATGTTTTTCCCGTTCAGCTTTCAAAGGATAACCTCAGCCTtcttaacaaataaaacaCCAAAAGATCCCATCCTCAAGAATATTTCAGTAATTACCTCTTTCTTGGACATTCCCTTTCTCCGCTTTCACTGACTTGTGACGTAGTTCCGCTATGTGAGACATCCACTGCCGCACCAATACTACAATAGCATGATCAAACATTTCAACAAcattctttttaaaagttttggaAGTAATCCACATTCTTTGTCAAATTGcaccataattttttctaagaaaaagTCAAAcgagatagaaataaaaagtttcCTGCGTCGTTGTAATTTGTGTTGCAGACTCACAGATCAAcctttatcaaaataaatggaCAAAAACAAACTCCTTCAAACTTGGAAAAATGTCGCCTTTTATAGCTGTATATGTTCAAAATTCAAGCTTTTCAGCTACAATACAAGGTGAAAACGGAGCATACCAAAGAGGAAAAAACATACTAAATTCTATTCTATTTTCCTCCTAATTTTGAAATCCAAAACAGATTAAGTAGTTGAAATCCCCACCTCCTGTATAAAACAACCGCGACCAAACATGAGTaactagaaaaagaactaattaaatcaaataacaTCATTTCCGTCACTCACTTTTGTGACGGCGGCTGAGGGTTCCAGTAAAGCTCCGCCACAGGCGCAACGTCGTCCAGTAGGCCGCTGTAATCAATTAAATCCGACCAGCAGCAGCTCTCGTCGAACGAATCCATGTGATGGTTATCCATCCTCCAATCGAACTTCAAAACCAAACAAGgaagcaagaaaaagaatgagaaCGAAAACTGGTAGACTTATTTCAGATTCAAATGACGATGGACAAGACAGCGATTTGAAGGTGAAAATTACGGGGAGGGTCAGTGAGAATTGGAAACGTAGAGGAGAGAGGGTCAATTATTGGCTATCAAAAACCGCAAGTTGCAACATCACTCGCCGCatataatatttgttgaaAAGATGTTAGAGAGATTGGATGCCTCCTCACTCACTCACTCACTCGCTCCCCTCCTCCCTTTTGATGTGATGAGATGTTTTCGCCTCTTTGTTTATTCGCGTGTTCTACTCATTCTTGTCCTATTGAAAAATTCCCATACATGGTAATGagttattaaataacaaatttcaagataatTATGCATCATAATCGGGTCGAGTACGAGATCGAGGccattctaaaaataattaaaattaaaatttgagattGAAAAAGAACGTTAAAAGAGCATAAACCCTcctattctaaaattaatttgaggtcagaataaaatattaaatattaatgtgaaaataataaatgacatatcaataaataaaataattgggtgtactaataaaactaaatatttcaACAATCAAGTTAAAAATTGTATAGACGTAAATCAGTTGTTCAGagagtaattaattttgtatatcaTGACTATCTATGTGTAATAAGAGAATAACCCAAGTATTTTTCTgtggaattatatatatatcagtatggtataaggaaaaaattatcttttcatGAAACAcgtcaataatatataaatatatatactatatactTCAATCAACAATAGAAAATAAGtttgataagaaaattaatttaactttttgcCCCCCAGAACTGGTCAACTTTACAATAGAAACTATCAGTACAAATCTTTTCACCATTTTCATGATTAAATTTATGCTGCACTCCGTATTTTATACAGTCAAATAtctcttattttaaataaataagatatatatatatatatattatctaattactCGATATATTCCACCAAGGAAGAATGTATCAGCTACAAGAactcattttcacatatttggttttctatttgttagatgccCAGAAAGTCAATTCAGCATTTAAAACAGTTAAAAGTAGTGAACGTCAGTTGTCAGACAAACTTGAGAAGGAATCTTTGATGGTCGTCTATCTGTTTTCAGGACACTAACCTTTCCAAGAACCAAGGGACGTGTTAAGGAAAGAAAGGAGAAATCTACAAGCAATGGAAATCTTGCATCATGCTCAAAATGTTACTTGTACAAACATGGCCTTCACCCCGCCCACAGGTTAATCTTCAACTGGACACTTTGATAATTACTGACAAGAAATCCATGTTATTCTTGTACATCAATTGCTGAACAATTGTTAAGGCACTGATACTTGGTGAGTTTACATAGTCAAAGAACTCGGGCTTCATTCTTTAACTTGTCGATCAGTTCGTCTACTGAAGAGAGTATCACACCTGCTTTTCTCTTTGGGGGATCTGTTACTTGAACAACCTCCAAGTCAGATCTGATTTCGATGTTCAAATCCTGGGGAGTGAGTTTCTTTATCACCTTCGATTTTGCTTTCATGATGTTTGGAAGACTCGCATATCGGGGCTGGTTCAGTCTCAAATCGGTGCTGCAAAGACGACAGAATGAACCAGGAGTTGTCAGCATAAGACATGAACATACTATGGTAGAAACGGGATGGAACCCAACAACTTCCTCAACTACATGTTTAGACACTATATTTTAAGACCAACTGTCGAGCAAAGAACCGGTTGACAATGGTTTGTCTCCAGCAGCT comes from Sesamum indicum cultivar Zhongzhi No. 13 linkage group LG10, S_indicum_v1.0, whole genome shotgun sequence and encodes:
- the LOC105171706 gene encoding transcription factor bHLH104: MDNHHMDSFDESCCWSDLIDYSGLLDDVAPVAELYWNPQPPSQNIGAAVDVSHSGTTSQVSESGERECPRKRGRSDPCGGIGTKACRERIRREKLNDKFSELSAVLEPGRPVKTDKLAILSDAIRILNQLKTESQEYTEMNERLLEEIKNLKAEKNELRQEKLMLRADKERMEQQLKIISVPPTGFIPTHPPVYQAEVNKVPMFPSYGFVPMWQYLPPSARDTSQDHELRPPAA
- the LOC105171705 gene encoding WAT1-related protein At4g08300-like, with the protein product MKGGSFTVFYLGFKPHILMVLTQIGYTFMYIITEASFNHGMNPSVYVTYRHIVAGITMLPFAYFMERRIRPKLTWALFLEIFVLSLLGVSLTINMYFTSLKFTSSTLVACMVNTIASLTFILAVILRMEIVNVRSPRGIAKILGTAISLAGVMTMTLYKGPALQNIGHGIIHIKGSTTAVHKNWLQGSILAVASCITWSAWYIMQAYTLKRYPAQLSLTTWMNLVGAAQSAVYTVIAQHKKAAWTIGFDIDLWSTLYGGVVVSGIIIFVQLWCTEAKGPVFVTMFNPLSTILVALLAYFVLGEKLYVGSILGGVIVIMGLYLLLWGKEHDEPETKLKEQEDPKTMILPPDENALKEEP